In Papaver somniferum cultivar HN1 chromosome 1, ASM357369v1, whole genome shotgun sequence, a genomic segment contains:
- the LOC113331986 gene encoding peptidyl-prolyl cis-trans isomerase CYP21-1-like: MGEGANGKELHYKRVLVHRIISGFVVQGGDISHGDGKGTESVYCDTFPDENFKVKHSHAGIVSMVNSGPDSNGSQFFVTTVKASW; encoded by the exons ATGGGCGAGGGTGCCAATGGAAAAGAACTCCACTACAAGAGAGTACTAGTTCATCGAATAATTTCTGGGTTTGTAGTACAAGGTGGTGACATATCTCATGGGGATGGGAAGGGAACTGAATCTGTATATTGTGACACCTTCCCTGATGAGAATTTCAAGGTCAAACATTCACATGCAG GTATTGTTTCCATGGTGAATTCTGGACCTGATTCCAATGGCTCACAATTCTTCGTAACCACAGTCAAGGCCAGCTGGTAA